TTTTAATTATTCCGTTATATTCTATATTTTTAGCTGTAAAGAAAGAAAAAACCTTAAATGATGAAAAATTAGAAATTTATGAAAAACCACATATTTTGGCCAATATTAAAAAAGACAAAATAATACAGTTCATGCTCTCTTCTAAAATTGAAGATTACATCAATACAAATTATAAGAATTATGATGAATTAAGTAAAAATGAGAAGAAAGAGATAAAAAAAGAAGCTTTAGATGATTTGAAAATTCAATTGAATAAAATAATAGATGAAGGAAAAGAATCAATCGAAGATTAGAACTATTCCAATAATTAAAAAAAGATTTGAAATTTAAAAGTCAATAGATTGATCCGCTTGAATTTGATTACCATTCCAAGCTTTTAAAGTAGTCCATTCTTCATATGGAGCTACCCAAAACTGATCATTTTGTGGCAATCCCAAAGGTAAGAAAACTGCACAACATGCATAAAGTCCACCGGTACTCATATTTTTTTCAGCAGCATTTATTTGACTACCATTAATTCCAATTCTTAACCAATTTCCTTCAGTGAAATTATGATTATCCTGAAATTGAGTTCTTAAGACTTGTGTTAAAGCTGATCTAACCTGAGCAGGACGTATGTTAGACGGCAATATTCTAAGAAGTGTTGCTTGTGACAAACTGTGGAAAACTCCAGCTCTAGAAGTTAAAGCTTCGCCAATAAGTGGATATGTTCCTGTAGGTGAAATAGAACGTTCCAACTGAGATGCCAATCTACTTGTTCTCATAAGCTGTTTATTTAAAAATTCGTTTCCATCCACATTATATTTTCTCATGACCATTAAAATATCATTTAACATTGGATGAATAATCATACTATTTTCATATCCTGCTTTGAATTGATTTCCATCTTTATAAAGACCATCGCCAATATACCATTCATCCCAAAATTTAAGCAAACCATATTCCAAACGTTCAAAATCACATTCACCAGTTAAATCTAAAAGTGTAGCTTCAATCATTGAAGTATAAAGCAGCCAATGATTTTCATATGGAGCAATGATTCTAGTATTCTTAAGTTCTGCTGCAACTCTAGCTTGAACATCTAATGGTAAATTTAACCAAATTTTATGTTGACATCTTAATAAACCTTGAGCAAAGAACGCCGCATTTACTAATGACTGTTTAGGTTCTGTAAAACTTAAATAATCATTACTATTTGGATTAACAATATTTTCTATAGATCTTAAAGTCAAGCCTACATATTTTTCACGCAAATTTCCTTCATTTGACCTATCCATAGGCAAATTTAACCAAGGTGCAATACCATTAAATACTCTTGAAAATGCTTCAAAAGGTGAAAACTTTTCCATTTCACTACCTAAAGATTCATAAGGCATGTTTTTTCTTAATTCACCTTTTTTTAAATTAGACAAAACCGGATAAGATATTCTTTGCATTATTTCAATCCAAAAATTTCTATCTTCCCAAATTGGAGTCGGTTCTTGAAAAGTAGGTTCAACAAAATCCGCTTTATTTTTCTTAAAACGTCCAAAAATAGAATTGCTCATAGTAGTATATTTTATTATACATAATATATAAATCTTAATAATGTATATTTTTTAAAAAAAATATTTTTAAAAATTAATGATAATTTAAATTTTATAAGAGGTTTAATTATGCCAAAAACAATGTCAGAAAAAATATTAGCTAGAGCTAGTGGTAAAGACGAAGTTGAGGCTGGAGATATTGTAATTGCAAACATTGATGTTGCAATGACACACGATTTAACAGGCCCTCTTGCAGTACAATCATTTAATGAAATTGGAACTGAAAAAGTATGGGACCCTTCAAAAATTGTAATTCCATTTGATCATCAAGTGCCAGCAGATTCTATTGACTCAGCTAATAATCATATTGTAATGAGAAAATTCGTAGAAGAACAAGGTATTGAAAATTTCTATGACGTTAACGCAGGAGTATGTCATCAAATTTTACCAGAATTAGGACATGTAGTTCCTGGAGAAGTTATTGTAGGGGCAGACTCACACACCTGTACTCATGGTGCATTAGGTGCATTTTCAACCGGTATTGGATCTACAGATATGGCAATGGTATTTTCTGAAGGAACCCTCTGGTTTAAAGTCCCTGAAACCAACAGGTTCGAAATAACTGGTGAATTAAAAGATAATGTTTATGCTAAGGATGTTATTTTAAATATTATTGGGCAAATGGGAGTTGATGGTTCAACTTACAAAGCTTGTGAGTTCGGTGGAGAAACCGTATCAAACATGACTGTTTCCGATAGGATGGTTCTTACAAATATGGCTATTGAAATGGGTGGAAAAACCGGTTTAGTGGAACCTGACGAAAAAACCATAAAATATGTGGAAAGTCGTTCAAATAAACCTTACAAAGTATTTAAAAGTGATAAAGATGCTGACTCAATGACTGTTTATGACATTGACGTGAGCGATTTAGAGCCACAAGTAGCTTGCCCACACCATGTTGACAATGTAAAACCAGTTAGCGAAGTGGATCAGGAAATCGACCAAGTTTTCTTAGGTTCCTGTACTAACGGAAGACTTAGCGATTTAAGAGATGCTGCTAAGATATTAAAAGGAAAACAAATAGCTAAAGGAACAAGAATGTTGGTTATTCCTGCTTCAAAAGAAGTTTACAGTAAAGCACTTGATGAAGGATTACTTAGAATATTTGTTGATGCCGGTGCTCTCGTATCAGCTCCATGCTGTGGTCCTTGTTTAGGTGGCCATACTGGAATTATTGGTCCAGATGAAGTAAGTCTTTCTACATCAAACAGAAACTTCAAAGGAAGACAAGGAAGCCCTGACGGAAAAGTTTATTTATCTTCTGCTGCAGTAGCTGCTGCATCTGCACTTGAAGGAAGAATTGTTGTACCAGAGTGAGTGACATGAAAGGAAAAGTTTGGAAATTTGGAAACGATATTGATACTGATATTATTCTTCCTGGTAGATATTTGATTTACACAGATGAAGAAAGATTATCTCAACATTGTATGGAAGGTTTAGATGAAGATTTTAATGAAAAATGTAACCCTGGAGACTTTATAGTGGCTGGAAATAATTTCGGTTGCGGATCTTCACGTGAACACGCACCAATTGCTCTTAAAGGGCTAGGCGTTGCAGCTGTAATTGCAGAATCTTTTGCAAGAATCTTTTATAGAAACTCTACAAATGTGGGAGTGCCATTGCTTGAAGCTCCTGGAATAACTAAACTTGTAGAGGAAGGAGAAGAAATTGAAGTAGATATGGAGAAAGGAACAATCACATCTGAAAGCGGTGAAACAATTACCTTTAAAAAATTACCTCCATTCATGTTAGAAATTTTAGAAAAAGGTGGGTTAATTGAGTACCTCAAGCAAAAAAAACAATAAATACCAAATAGCAGTTGTTCCTGGAGATGGGATAGGTCAAGAAGTAATGGAAGCTACATTATCTGTATTGGATGGTCTTGACTTGGATTTTGATTATGTATTTGGAGAGGCTGGTGATGAATGCCTTGAGAAAAATGGAGTCCCTCTTCCAGAAGAAACACTTGACATTATTAGAAATGCAGATGCGTGTTTATTTGGAGCTGCAGGGGAAAGTGCAGCAAATGTAATTGTAAAAATACGTCAGGAAATGAAAATGTTTGCAAATTTAAGGCCTGTAAAATCATATCCAAACACCAAATCTTTGTTTAGTGGTGTGGACTTTATGATTGTACGTGAAAACACAGAAGGCATGTATATTGCAGACGAAGAAGAATATACTCCAGAAGGAGCTATAGCAAAACGTATAATCACTCGTGCAGCTGAAGAACGTATTATTAGATATGCTTTTGAGTATGCAAAAGAAAACAACAAAGGTAAAGTGACAGCTGTTCACAAAGCAAACGTTCTTAAGAAAAGTGATGGACTATTTAAGGAAATATTCTATGAAGTAGCTAAAGAATATCCAGAAATCGAAACCGAAGATTTCTATGTTGATGCTACAGCAATGTATCTTATTACAAACCCTCAAAGCTTTGAAGTTATCGTGACTACTAACTTGTTTGGAGATATTTTGTCTGATGAAGGTGCAGGAGTCGTTGGAGGTCTTGGATTATTACCTTCAGCTAACATTGGTGAAGAAGGAGCATTGTTTGAACCTGTACATGGATCAGCACCAGATATTGCAGGACAGAAAAAGGCAAATCCTACAGCTATGCTTCTCTCCGCTGTAATGATGCTTAGATACATTGGTGAAAATGAAGCAGCTGATAAATTAGATGCTGCAATCCTAAAAGTTTTAACCGAAGGAAAAGTGTTGACTGGGGATTTAGGCGGAAATGCGAATACCTTTGAAATGGCAGATGCAATTAAAGAGAATTTATAAGTGATCAAATGATATCAACTGTAGAATTAAAAGATGGAGTAAGTGTAATTGTTCCTACTTCAAACAAGGAGGACAATATTAAACCTCTTTTAAATTCTCTTGAAGAGCAAACCCTAGATAACGAATTATTTGAAATCATTTTCATTCAAGACAAAGGCAATTCCAAGTTAATTGAAGAGTTTAAATCAAAAAATCCTGAAATTAACATAATCCTAGCCAACAGTGAACCGGGATTATCCCAAGCATACAATGAAGGCATTTCATTAGCAGGTAGGGAATATACTACATTCATTGATTATAAGGACTACATCAGTCCAAAATATCTTGAAATGCTCTTTAAAAATGCTAAAAACAATAGAATTGTAATTCCAACACTTATGGATGTTAATGAAGAAACCGGAGAAGTTAGGAATACTTATTTTACTTCACCTAGTCTTGAAAAGGGAGGGTTAATAAAAAATCCTTTTTCCAATAAGTTATCAGGCACAATACACATACCAATGAAGTTAATTCCTACAGTTAGTATCAAATATACTTCTTTTAATACAAACAACAACGAAGATCTTCAGTATTATGTTAAATTATACTCAAGACATGATTTTGAATTCTATATATTGGATAAAAATGACGAGGCATTCTACTACAAATTGTTAGAAAAGCCTAATTATGAAAATAATATCAGAAAGCCTCTAGAGAACATAAAGGAATTCAATAAGCAATTATCCAGTACCGCCAATGAAGAATTGATTAAAAGTCTGATAGATTCACAGATACTATTTATGAATAAATATTTATTTGAGTATCCTGAGGATTTGGAGAAGGTTATGCTTGAAGTTTATGATTATGAATTCAAATATTTCTCCTACAAGCTATTAAACGAAAATCCATCAAACATAAACAAACCAATCAATGAACTTGTAATCTCATATGCGTTTGCACCAACAAGTACAACATCAAGTAATGACGTGGCCAAAAAGATTTTAAAAAGCAAGGAAAATGTTGATGTAATCTGCGGAACACTCTTCAATGAGCCAAAAGACGAGTCAATGGCTAAAATCGTTGAAGAATATGTGGACAAGAAGATGTTGGTGGATTTGGATGACTACCACTTCTATTCCGGAGGAAAAAAATTTGGAAAGGAAGGATTGAAAATACTAAATGAACAACCGACTTATGATAATATCTATAGCTGCGTGCAGTTCGTTCCGGCCCATTATCTAGGATACTTGTACAAAATATCCCATGATACATTTTGGACTGCTGAATTCTCAGATCCTATTATTCGTCATTTTAATGCAGGGTTAATGAGTTCACCAATAAATGATCAGGACCTTGTAGATGAAATTAATGAAACCATACCTGACGGATTTGACAAGGTAAAAGTCACTGACACAGTAAACGAAATAATTGAATATATAACTTATATCTTTGCAGATAGGATTATTTTTACAAATGAAAAGCAGATGGAGCTGATGGTTAACGATTTTCCAAAGCTAAAGGAAATGGTCATTGAAAAATCCATTACGAAAAGGCATCCTACCCTAGAGGAAAAATATTATTATATCGGGAAAAGCGATTATGAATTAGACGATGATTATGTTAATTTTGCTTATTTCGGAGTTTTATATGAAAATAGAAGCTTTGAAGAGTTTATAAATGGTTTTGATAGTTTACCTGATGAATATAAGGAAAAATTTAGATTGCACGTATTCAGTCCCGATAGGGAAATATTTGAAGAGGTCTTAAGCGAAGAGCTTCTTGAAAAAACCGTAATAAACGACCCCATCAACTATTTCGAATTTTTAAATCTGACAACAAAAATGGACATATTGCTTGTAGAGGACAGTACCGTAGCTGGATTATATGATTTCAATCCTTACTTGCCATCTAAAGTATCAGATTATAAAGGAACAAATGTTGATATCTGGGCAGTCTGTGATGAAGACAGCATTATGTCCCACATGGCCGAAATTAAATATAAATCTTCTATGAACAACATCAATTCTGCAAAAAGCGTCTTGAATCAGATAATGAGTGATAAGTTAGGAGAAAAAATAAATAATGATGATCTAACCGACGAAGAATTATTTAAATATTATAAAGTCAGGCATTCCCATTTGGTAACTAAGCTGAGTCAATTGAATAATATAAAGAACAATGAAATTTCACAGAAAAATTCATTATTGCAGGAAAAAAATAAGTTAAGCTCTGAAAAAAAGGCATTGCTTGCCGAAAAAGAAAAATGGAAGAAGGAAAAAGAAGATTTAATTAAAGAAAGAAATGCATTAAAATCACAAAATACATTTTATGAAGCTAGAATTGAAGAATATAAGAACTATACTGAATATTTAAGAAAATGGATGAGGCCTCGTTTTGTATTTACTGCATTAAAAAAAGTCAGAAGCTTATATAGGAAATTAAAGAATTAAAATTAAAATACTAGCTATCAAATGTAAAAATGGTGAAGGGTATGAGTTTGGAATTGAAAAAAGGTGTTAGTGTAGTTGTGCCAACATATAAGGGTGAAAACCACATAAGTGTTCTTTTAGATTCTTTAAAAGAACAAACATTGGAAAATGATTTATTTGAAGTGATTTTTGTTGTTAATGGTCCGGAAGATGAAACACCAAACATAATCAAAAAATTCCAAAAAGAAAACCCTGACTTTAATATTGTATTAACTAAAAGTGAAAAAGGAGCGGCCTATGCCCGTAACAAAGGTATTTTTGAAGCTAAAAGAGAATACATTACCTTTGTAGATGACGATGATCGTATAACTCCAAATTATCTTAAAAAGTTCTTTGAGAAGGCTAAACCCAATAGGGTGGTTATTGGAACTTTTCTAGATATCGATGAAGATACAGGTGAAGTTAAGGAGTCCTACATCAGCGGACCTCTTCTTAAAAGAAGTGGAATGATTAATGATGCATACTCTACTTTAACTAGTGCTCTTGTTATAATGACAGCGAAACTGATTCCGAGCAATGCTGTCAAGGATAACTTGTTTAATCCTGTTTTAAGCAATGGGGAAGATGTTGCATTCTATTCTTCATTGTATGCCAAAAATGACTTTGAGTTTTATCTTTTAGACAAAAGCGAAGATGCTGTTTATTATAGGCTTCTAAGATCAGATTCTGTATCAAGACAGGACATTACATATGAATTTAACATAAAAGATCGTTTGAAAGTTATTAAAGAGCTTAATAAATCACTTAGGATTGCTAAAAATCCAAAAGTGAAGATAATGATTAGGAATTTAATCACCTCACAGGTCTTATGGATGAACAAATATCTCTTTGAATACCCTGAGGATTTAGAAAGAGTCATGTATGCTGTGGACAAACAAGATTTCGATTATTTCCCTTACAAATATATAAATGAAGACCCAACACAGCTCAATAAACCAAATAGCGAATTGATAATATCCTATGCATTTGCACCAACAAGTACAACATCCAGTAATGTTATAGCTAAAAAGATCTTGCTAAATAAAAGAAATGTCAGTGTAATATGCGGAACACTTGACGATGAGCCTAAAGATGAATTATTGGGTAGGATTGTTGATGAATTTGTCACCGATAAGATGAAAATAGATATTGACGACTACTTTTTCTATTCTGACGGGAAAAAATTCGTGAAAAAAGGTTTGGAAATATTAAACAAAAAACCAACCTATGAAAAAATTTACAGTAGAGCACAATTTATCCCATCACATTTACTTGGATTTTTCTACAAAGCTACTCATGATACTTATTGGACAGCAGAATTTTCAGATCCAGTCATTTATACCTTGGAAGGAAAATATATGAGTAATTCCATTAATGATGAAGAATTAGTTGAAAAAATTAATAAAGCACTTCCTGATGGGTTTGACAAAGTAAAGATTACTGATACTGTAAACGAAATAGTGGAATATATCACATTCATACTTGCTGATGAAATTATCTTCACTAATGAAAATCAAAGGGAGATAATGCTTGAAGACTTCCCTAAGCTAAAGGAGATGGTTTATAATAAGTCCAAAGTAAGCAGGCATCCTACATTGGAAAAGAAATACTATTATCTTAGAAATAGTGACTATGAAATTGATAAAAACTATATTAATTTCGCTTACTTCGGCGTGGTCTACGGAAGCAGAAGCTTTGAAGAATTCATGGCAGGTTTTAATCATTTGAATGAGGAATTCAAAGACAATTTCCGCTTACACATATTTACACCAAATTCATTGATGTTTGAACAGATTTTAACCCCCGAAATTCTTGAAAAAACTAAAATAAACCCTCCTGTTGAATACTTCGAATTCCTAAACCTTACTACAAAAATGGACATATTGCTCGTGGAAGACGCTTCAACAAATGGCATATATGACATTAACCCATTTTTACCTTCCAAAATATCAGACTACAAAGGAAGCGGAAATGATATCTGGGCCATCTGTGAAAAGGGAAGCATAATGAATGGAATGGAGAACATAAAATACAAATCCAACATAAAAGACTTTAATTCTTCAAAAATGGCAATAAATCATATAATGGCCGATAAATTAGGAGTTGCAGTAAAAGTAGAAGAATTAAATGAATATGAAATCATAAAGTATTATCAGGAAAGACATGCCCACTTATTAAATAAGATGGTAGGCCTAGCTAGAACCGTAGAAACTTTAACACCAAAACAAAGATTCTACGAACGCAGAATTCAAGAATATAGAGAATATACAAATTACCTAAGAAAATGGATGAGACCACGTTTCATGTTTAAACTATTGAAAAAATTCAGAGATTACTTTAGAAAATTCAAGGGTTTGTTGAAGCGTGCAAAAAATAATTAAAAAAATATTAATAATCTAAAACTTATTATATTAATAAGGAGAGTAAATATGAAATTTACAAAATTACAATTGGCTGCATTATTCATCATTTTAATTATGGTTTTAAGTGCAGTAGCTGGATTTATACTCCTCGTATTTGGAGGAAGTTGATTTTAAATAAAATTGAGGACTGATATTTATGGTAAAATACAGAATAGGTGCTGTAGTAGCAGAATTTAATTATGATATAACCCAAATGATGTTAGGTCTTGCTGAAGAAGAAGCAAGATTTAGAGACTGTGAAATTACAAGAGTAGTTACCGTCCCTGGTGTATTCGATATGGGATTAATCGTTAAAAAATTACTTGAAAAAGATGACATAGACGCTGTAGTGGCAATTGGTGCTGTAATCGAAGGTGCAACTGACCATGATCAAATTGTAGCACAACATGCTTCCCGTAAAATAGCTGACTTATCCTTAGAATACGAAAAACCAGTAACTCTTGGTATAAGTGGTCCTGGAATGACCAGACTTGATGCTCACAGACGTATCGATATGGGTAAAAAGGCTGTAGATGCAGCTATTAAAATGTGTGAAAGATTAGAATCATTAAAAGATGATTAGATGGAAATCCTTAAACCTGAACAATTAAAAGAGAAGTTTAATGACCCTTGGATTGCACCATATGAAAAAGTTTTAACTTTAGTTGATGGTGATAAAGTAGAATTAATTGAATTCCATCCATGTATTTCTGGTTCACATTGGTTACTTAACCAATATAGAAATAATAGTGAATTAATTGACTCCGCTTATCGTGACGGGAATAAACACGTTTACTCCTGTCATGTGGGATCCGCCCCTTTAGACCTTCAAGCAAGTTTCAATGCAGCAGGGATTGATGAAATAGCTGTAGATGGGGATGAAGTAAGAGTTACTCATTCCGGTCTTGCAGGTGCTGGCGTTGGAGCTGGAATGTGTAGAGGAATGGGTGAAGGAGTAAAATATGTTGAACTTTTAGAAGTTGGTGGAGGTTCAAAGCCTGGTAAAGCTACCGTTGTAACTCCTAAGCTTGAAAAAGTGGTTATAGGTATTGACGATACAGATACAAAAGATGCCGGCGCAACTTGGACAATGGCACATAACCTAGGAATGGAGCTTAAAAAGGAAGGTTTTGAATACTTAGATCATATAATTGTTCAATTATATCCTCACAATCCACATAAAACTCAAAATTGTGTATCAATTGCACTTACTTTTGCTGTTGAAAGCGATAAAAAAGAAGAACTTATTGAAAGAACAATAGAACTTCTTAAAAGAGATACATTATCTGATAAAACTGCAATAGCTATTTTAGAAGGTCTTGAAATTCCTTCCAAATTAAGAGAATACTCCATTGCAACTAAAAGTGGAATGATGGATGTTGAAACTGCTGAAAAAACTGCAGAAGAATTAAACA
The genomic region above belongs to Methanobrevibacter sp. and contains:
- the mmp11 gene encoding methanogenesis marker protein 11 → MEILKPEQLKEKFNDPWIAPYEKVLTLVDGDKVELIEFHPCISGSHWLLNQYRNNSELIDSAYRDGNKHVYSCHVGSAPLDLQASFNAAGIDEIAVDGDEVRVTHSGLAGAGVGAGMCRGMGEGVKYVELLEVGGGSKPGKATVVTPKLEKVVIGIDDTDTKDAGATWTMAHNLGMELKKEGFEYLDHIIVQLYPHNPHKTQNCVSIALTFAVESDKKEELIERTIELLKRDTLSDKTAIAILEGLEIPSKLREYSIATKSGMMDVETAEKTAEELNIPLIAVTGEQGKVGALAALGLYNDVEEAVKVYDKK
- a CDS encoding isocitrate/isopropylmalate family dehydrogenase — its product is MSTSSKKNNKYQIAVVPGDGIGQEVMEATLSVLDGLDLDFDYVFGEAGDECLEKNGVPLPEETLDIIRNADACLFGAAGESAANVIVKIRQEMKMFANLRPVKSYPNTKSLFSGVDFMIVRENTEGMYIADEEEYTPEGAIAKRIITRAAEERIIRYAFEYAKENNKGKVTAVHKANVLKKSDGLFKEIFYEVAKEYPEIETEDFYVDATAMYLITNPQSFEVIVTTNLFGDILSDEGAGVVGGLGLLPSANIGEEGALFEPVHGSAPDIAGQKKANPTAMLLSAVMMLRYIGENEAADKLDAAILKVLTEGKVLTGDLGGNANTFEMADAIKENL
- a CDS encoding glycosyltransferase family 2 protein, coding for MSLELKKGVSVVVPTYKGENHISVLLDSLKEQTLENDLFEVIFVVNGPEDETPNIIKKFQKENPDFNIVLTKSEKGAAYARNKGIFEAKREYITFVDDDDRITPNYLKKFFEKAKPNRVVIGTFLDIDEDTGEVKESYISGPLLKRSGMINDAYSTLTSALVIMTAKLIPSNAVKDNLFNPVLSNGEDVAFYSSLYAKNDFEFYLLDKSEDAVYYRLLRSDSVSRQDITYEFNIKDRLKVIKELNKSLRIAKNPKVKIMIRNLITSQVLWMNKYLFEYPEDLERVMYAVDKQDFDYFPYKYINEDPTQLNKPNSELIISYAFAPTSTTSSNVIAKKILLNKRNVSVICGTLDDEPKDELLGRIVDEFVTDKMKIDIDDYFFYSDGKKFVKKGLEILNKKPTYEKIYSRAQFIPSHLLGFFYKATHDTYWTAEFSDPVIYTLEGKYMSNSINDEELVEKINKALPDGFDKVKITDTVNEIVEYITFILADEIIFTNENQREIMLEDFPKLKEMVYNKSKVSRHPTLEKKYYYLRNSDYEIDKNYINFAYFGVVYGSRSFEEFMAGFNHLNEEFKDNFRLHIFTPNSLMFEQILTPEILEKTKINPPVEYFEFLNLTTKMDILLVEDASTNGIYDINPFLPSKISDYKGSGNDIWAICEKGSIMNGMENIKYKSNIKDFNSSKMAINHIMADKLGVAVKVEELNEYEIIKYYQERHAHLLNKMVGLARTVETLTPKQRFYERRIQEYREYTNYLRKWMRPRFMFKLLKKFRDYFRKFKGLLKRAKNN
- a CDS encoding 3-isopropylmalate dehydratase small subunit, translating into MKGKVWKFGNDIDTDIILPGRYLIYTDEERLSQHCMEGLDEDFNEKCNPGDFIVAGNNFGCGSSREHAPIALKGLGVAAVIAESFARIFYRNSTNVGVPLLEAPGITKLVEEGEEIEVDMEKGTITSESGETITFKKLPPFMLEILEKGGLIEYLKQKKQ
- the hacA gene encoding homoaconitase large subunit, whose protein sequence is MPKTMSEKILARASGKDEVEAGDIVIANIDVAMTHDLTGPLAVQSFNEIGTEKVWDPSKIVIPFDHQVPADSIDSANNHIVMRKFVEEQGIENFYDVNAGVCHQILPELGHVVPGEVIVGADSHTCTHGALGAFSTGIGSTDMAMVFSEGTLWFKVPETNRFEITGELKDNVYAKDVILNIIGQMGVDGSTYKACEFGGETVSNMTVSDRMVLTNMAIEMGGKTGLVEPDEKTIKYVESRSNKPYKVFKSDKDADSMTVYDIDVSDLEPQVACPHHVDNVKPVSEVDQEIDQVFLGSCTNGRLSDLRDAAKILKGKQIAKGTRMLVIPASKEVYSKALDEGLLRIFVDAGALVSAPCCGPCLGGHTGIIGPDEVSLSTSNRNFKGRQGSPDGKVYLSSAAVAAASALEGRIVVPE
- a CDS encoding DUF2264 domain-containing protein produces the protein MSNSIFGRFKKNKADFVEPTFQEPTPIWEDRNFWIEIMQRISYPVLSNLKKGELRKNMPYESLGSEMEKFSPFEAFSRVFNGIAPWLNLPMDRSNEGNLREKYVGLTLRSIENIVNPNSNDYLSFTEPKQSLVNAAFFAQGLLRCQHKIWLNLPLDVQARVAAELKNTRIIAPYENHWLLYTSMIEATLLDLTGECDFERLEYGLLKFWDEWYIGDGLYKDGNQFKAGYENSMIIHPMLNDILMVMRKYNVDGNEFLNKQLMRTSRLASQLERSISPTGTYPLIGEALTSRAGVFHSLSQATLLRILPSNIRPAQVRSALTQVLRTQFQDNHNFTEGNWLRIGINGSQINAAEKNMSTGGLYACCAVFLPLGLPQNDQFWVAPYEEWTTLKAWNGNQIQADQSIDF
- the ribH gene encoding 6,7-dimethyl-8-ribityllumazine synthase, encoding MVKYRIGAVVAEFNYDITQMMLGLAEEEARFRDCEITRVVTVPGVFDMGLIVKKLLEKDDIDAVVAIGAVIEGATDHDQIVAQHASRKIADLSLEYEKPVTLGISGPGMTRLDAHRRIDMGKKAVDAAIKMCERLESLKDD
- a CDS encoding glycosyltransferase family 2 protein, with the protein product MISTVELKDGVSVIVPTSNKEDNIKPLLNSLEEQTLDNELFEIIFIQDKGNSKLIEEFKSKNPEINIILANSEPGLSQAYNEGISLAGREYTTFIDYKDYISPKYLEMLFKNAKNNRIVIPTLMDVNEETGEVRNTYFTSPSLEKGGLIKNPFSNKLSGTIHIPMKLIPTVSIKYTSFNTNNNEDLQYYVKLYSRHDFEFYILDKNDEAFYYKLLEKPNYENNIRKPLENIKEFNKQLSSTANEELIKSLIDSQILFMNKYLFEYPEDLEKVMLEVYDYEFKYFSYKLLNENPSNINKPINELVISYAFAPTSTTSSNDVAKKILKSKENVDVICGTLFNEPKDESMAKIVEEYVDKKMLVDLDDYHFYSGGKKFGKEGLKILNEQPTYDNIYSCVQFVPAHYLGYLYKISHDTFWTAEFSDPIIRHFNAGLMSSPINDQDLVDEINETIPDGFDKVKVTDTVNEIIEYITYIFADRIIFTNEKQMELMVNDFPKLKEMVIEKSITKRHPTLEEKYYYIGKSDYELDDDYVNFAYFGVLYENRSFEEFINGFDSLPDEYKEKFRLHVFSPDREIFEEVLSEELLEKTVINDPINYFEFLNLTTKMDILLVEDSTVAGLYDFNPYLPSKVSDYKGTNVDIWAVCDEDSIMSHMAEIKYKSSMNNINSAKSVLNQIMSDKLGEKINNDDLTDEELFKYYKVRHSHLVTKLSQLNNIKNNEISQKNSLLQEKNKLSSEKKALLAEKEKWKKEKEDLIKERNALKSQNTFYEARIEEYKNYTEYLRKWMRPRFVFTALKKVRSLYRKLKN